A genome region from Natronobeatus ordinarius includes the following:
- a CDS encoding inorganic phosphate transporter, with protein sequence MVKKTTAAAIMTFFVFLGGWTVGRNVMDTLSGEIITIDLTLTAGVAVLFFIGLGILVANIFGVPVPTSMTTVGAIAGLGLATGTLNYVVIAEIISWWVVTPIIGFWIGGVIGRYIYPEINRRVTIEKSDGPLLVLDRSGTIPKPAFGPNTTWSEVATTAVVIVIGCYMAFSAGASNVPNAAAPLVGGVGGLPDDTAIIIATLAIGLGGFTIARRTMESVGGELSDIPLLAALFVMVTASTITTFLSYIGIPISLVMATVMTIVGIGWGRATRPITFREAVTRDTEETEIVTGAITAEEMEGEPSPAIGEEEPEAVLEAGDLFNPQAVIKYVSMWIIGPSMSTILAYGFFILVPGVA encoded by the coding sequence ATCGTGAAGAAGACGACGGCGGCGGCGATCATGACGTTTTTCGTCTTTCTCGGTGGCTGGACCGTCGGCCGAAACGTGATGGACACGCTGAGCGGAGAGATCATCACGATCGACCTGACGCTCACGGCTGGTGTCGCCGTCCTCTTCTTCATCGGGCTGGGGATCCTCGTCGCCAACATCTTCGGCGTCCCCGTTCCGACCTCGATGACGACCGTCGGGGCGATCGCCGGCCTGGGGCTAGCGACCGGGACGCTCAACTACGTGGTGATCGCCGAAATCATCTCGTGGTGGGTCGTCACGCCGATCATCGGCTTCTGGATCGGCGGCGTCATCGGACGCTACATTTATCCAGAGATCAATCGACGGGTCACGATCGAGAAGTCCGACGGCCCGTTGCTCGTCCTCGACCGGAGCGGGACGATTCCGAAGCCGGCGTTCGGTCCGAACACGACCTGGTCAGAAGTCGCCACGACGGCAGTCGTGATCGTTATCGGCTGTTACATGGCGTTCAGCGCCGGTGCGAGCAACGTGCCGAACGCCGCCGCACCGCTCGTCGGCGGCGTTGGCGGCCTCCCCGACGATACCGCCATCATCATCGCCACGCTCGCGATCGGACTCGGGGGATTCACGATCGCTCGCCGGACGATGGAGTCTGTGGGTGGCGAGTTGAGCGATATCCCGTTGCTCGCTGCGCTATTCGTCATGGTGACCGCCTCGACGATCACGACATTTCTCTCCTACATCGGCATCCCGATCAGCCTCGTGATGGCGACGGTGATGACGATCGTCGGCATTGGATGGGGCCGGGCAACCCGTCCGATCACGTTCCGGGAGGCCGTTACGCGCGACACCGAAGAGACCGAGATCGTTACGGGGGCGATCACCGCCGAAGAGATGGAGGGTGAACCGTCTCCAGCGATCGGCGAGGAAGAGCCGGAAGCGGTGCTCGAGGCGGGCGATCTCTTCAACCCGCAGGCAGTGATCAAGTACGTCTCGATGTGGATCATCGGGCCGTCGATGTCGACGATCCTGGCCTACGGCTTCTTTATCCTCGTTCCGGGAGTCGCCTGA
- a CDS encoding universal stress protein — MLSRILVPMDDSEHAGHALEYALENHPEADVTVFHVVGVPSMMMGEAVGLALEDDISDAAAKRAEPVFERAHEIADERDREIDTIVGVGHPARNVLGRAEEYDTIVLGAHGEDWSRATRQFLVGNVAETVSKRAPVPVVIVR, encoded by the coding sequence ATGCTTTCACGAATCCTCGTTCCGATGGACGACTCCGAACACGCCGGCCACGCCCTCGAGTACGCCCTCGAGAACCACCCCGAGGCCGACGTCACCGTCTTTCACGTCGTCGGGGTTCCCTCGATGATGATGGGGGAGGCGGTGGGACTCGCCCTCGAAGACGACATCAGTGACGCCGCCGCCAAACGCGCCGAACCCGTTTTCGAACGGGCCCACGAAATCGCCGACGAACGTGACCGGGAGATCGACACGATCGTCGGGGTTGGCCACCCGGCCCGGAACGTCCTCGGACGGGCCGAGGAGTACGACACGATCGTGCTCGGCGCCCACGGCGAAGACTGGAGCCGGGCGACGCGCCAGTTTCTCGTCGGGAACGTGGCCGAAACGGTGTCCAAACGAGCGCCGGTTCCAGTCGTGATCGTTCGGTGA
- a CDS encoding inorganic phosphate transporter encodes MIDALLLIGVLVAIFVGYNIGGATTGVSFGPAVGAKVLSKLGAAALMSIFFFLGGWLIGPAVVETLGEGIVPGAVMTLETGIAILFFIGLALFIGNVFGVPASTSMTAVGAIAGLGLATGTLNWGTMGQIVSWWLVAPVVAFWISGVIGRYFYPTINEWVAISRRETHLWVVERNSLVPTVRAAEGTGRRELTGSLIVVAIGCYMAFSSGASNVANAVAPLVGSGALEFDEGFLATFSNMEWGVIIAGVAVTIGAFTIAKRTLDTMGNDLTALPLTAAVVVMTVSATIVTLLSAIGIPVQLVIVATMSIVGLGWGRATRTTTVSEAVRGEETTTVSVGALTAEAEGEEMPAIGEEAAADIPKASDLFDPSTTARVILIQNFVPVLATIGAYLTFRFVPIFGL; translated from the coding sequence GTGATCGACGCACTGTTACTGATCGGGGTGCTCGTCGCGATCTTCGTCGGGTACAACATCGGCGGCGCGACCACGGGCGTCTCCTTTGGCCCGGCGGTTGGCGCGAAGGTCCTCTCGAAGCTCGGCGCAGCCGCGTTGATGTCGATTTTCTTCTTCCTCGGCGGCTGGCTGATCGGCCCGGCCGTCGTCGAGACGCTCGGCGAGGGAATCGTTCCGGGAGCCGTCATGACGCTCGAGACGGGCATCGCCATCCTGTTTTTCATCGGACTGGCGCTGTTCATCGGCAACGTCTTCGGCGTCCCCGCCTCGACGTCGATGACGGCCGTCGGGGCGATCGCTGGCCTGGGGCTGGCGACGGGGACGCTCAACTGGGGCACGATGGGGCAGATCGTCTCGTGGTGGCTCGTCGCACCCGTCGTCGCCTTCTGGATTAGCGGCGTCATCGGCCGGTACTTCTATCCGACGATCAACGAGTGGGTCGCCATCTCTCGACGCGAAACCCACCTCTGGGTCGTCGAACGGAACTCGCTCGTCCCCACCGTTCGCGCGGCGGAGGGGACGGGCCGTCGCGAGCTCACGGGCTCGCTGATCGTGGTCGCCATCGGCTGTTACATGGCGTTCAGTTCGGGTGCATCGAACGTCGCCAACGCGGTCGCCCCGTTGGTCGGTAGCGGCGCGCTCGAGTTCGACGAGGGGTTCCTCGCCACGTTCTCCAACATGGAGTGGGGCGTCATCATCGCCGGCGTCGCCGTCACCATCGGCGCGTTCACGATCGCCAAGCGGACGCTCGACACGATGGGCAACGACCTCACCGCCCTCCCGCTGACCGCCGCCGTCGTCGTCATGACCGTCTCGGCGACGATCGTCACCCTGCTGTCGGCGATCGGCATCCCCGTCCAGCTCGTGATCGTCGCGACGATGAGCATCGTCGGGCTGGGCTGGGGACGGGCGACGCGGACGACGACGGTCTCCGAAGCCGTTCGCGGTGAAGAGACGACCACCGTCTCGGTGGGGGCGCTCACCGCCGAAGCGGAGGGCGAAGAGATGCCCGCGATCGGCGAGGAGGCGGCTGCCGACATCCCGAAAGCCTCCGACCTCTTCGATCCCTCGACCACGGCCCGGGTCATCCTCATCCAGAACTTCGTCCCCGTCCTCGCGACGATCGGCGCGTACCTCACCTTCCGGTTCGTCCCTATTTTCGGTCTCTAA
- the upp gene encoding uracil phosphoribosyltransferase: MPIEDRDEAYLVTHALAKDTLSRIRDVETEQVSFRKGLVKLGRICGYEIIDGRMETEYVEIETPLEQTMGERVKGLDDVVIINVLRAATPFVEGLLKAFPRARQGVISASRNEEAGRNEEGKFPITVDYVKLPEIHEEDTVIVADPMLATGSTMCTVLEHVIENSPEPEHLIVLSAVSAPDGLLRVGEEFPEVDLLTVSIDEYLDENGFIVPGLGDAGDRAFRTN; the protein is encoded by the coding sequence ATGCCGATCGAAGACCGAGACGAGGCCTACCTCGTCACCCACGCACTGGCCAAAGACACCCTCTCGCGGATTCGAGACGTCGAAACGGAGCAGGTGAGCTTCCGGAAGGGGCTCGTGAAACTCGGCCGGATCTGTGGCTACGAGATCATCGACGGACGGATGGAGACCGAGTACGTCGAGATCGAGACGCCGCTCGAGCAGACGATGGGCGAGCGCGTCAAGGGGCTCGACGACGTGGTGATCATCAACGTCCTGCGGGCGGCGACGCCGTTCGTCGAGGGACTGCTCAAGGCGTTCCCGCGCGCCAGACAGGGCGTCATCAGCGCGAGTCGAAACGAGGAGGCCGGCCGCAACGAGGAGGGGAAGTTCCCGATCACGGTCGACTACGTGAAACTCCCCGAGATTCACGAGGAGGATACGGTGATCGTCGCCGACCCGATGCTCGCCACCGGCAGCACGATGTGTACGGTACTCGAGCACGTCATCGAGAACTCGCCGGAGCCCGAGCACCTGATCGTCCTCTCGGCGGTGTCGGCACCCGACGGCCTGCTCCGGGTGGGCGAGGAGTTCCCCGAAGTCGACTTGCTGACCGTCTCGATCGACGAGTACCTCGACGAGAACGGCTTCATCGTCCCCGGCCTCGGTGACGCCGGCGACCGCGCGTTCCGAACGAACTAG
- a CDS encoding SRPBCC family protein produces the protein MRTVDVSRAVRAQPAAVDRLLTPETIVEYEGSFTVRGIDETDDGWIVTAGSRGLQLSLRFEALEDEPGFYYELEGEDGPLEVMETTLSIAPENEGTRVSATSTVHMGVRPVGLADRIAAWKRKGELKRALAELAADVE, from the coding sequence ATGCGAACGGTCGACGTCTCGCGCGCGGTCCGTGCCCAGCCGGCTGCCGTCGATCGGCTGCTCACGCCCGAAACGATCGTCGAGTACGAGGGCAGTTTCACCGTCAGAGGGATCGACGAAACCGACGACGGCTGGATCGTCACCGCCGGCTCGCGGGGACTCCAGCTTTCGCTCCGGTTCGAAGCGCTCGAGGACGAACCCGGCTTCTACTACGAACTCGAGGGCGAGGACGGCCCGCTCGAGGTGATGGAGACGACCCTCTCGATCGCGCCGGAGAACGAGGGGACGCGCGTCAGCGCCACGTCGACGGTCCACATGGGCGTTCGACCGGTGGGGCTCGCCGACCGGATCGCCGCCTGGAAGCGAAAGGGGGAGCTGAAACGTGCGCTGGCCGAGCTGGCCGCGGACGTCGAGTGA
- a CDS encoding DUF5828 family protein, with amino-acid sequence MEESISGFKVRGDWSDVVEHGERITHALRDAGVHDPDSDTGARFARAFEEWEEWRPKAHETLESDVSEKTAEQAHVEEGKGEKAGKGPDEDIKTAGEKLSESYEALEDDDAGNAVDTWKESVDYVARAADTAGRKALRRVEDTVYQRVMTQLAPYYFDNELVSANIQQSGRGNGEGFVFEVNVNDDRLKGDVSDRLAAYEDEVDRWHVETEKDTETVEAIEGVEAPPEPEDNSRSTTN; translated from the coding sequence ATGGAAGAGAGCATCTCGGGGTTCAAGGTCCGCGGTGACTGGAGCGACGTCGTCGAACACGGCGAGCGCATCACACACGCGCTTCGGGACGCCGGGGTACACGACCCCGACAGCGATACGGGCGCTCGCTTCGCCCGCGCGTTCGAGGAGTGGGAGGAGTGGCGCCCCAAGGCCCACGAGACGCTCGAGAGCGACGTCAGCGAGAAGACCGCCGAACAGGCCCACGTCGAGGAAGGGAAGGGCGAGAAGGCCGGCAAGGGTCCCGACGAGGATATCAAGACCGCCGGCGAGAAGCTCTCTGAGTCCTACGAGGCGCTCGAGGACGACGACGCCGGAAACGCGGTCGACACCTGGAAGGAGTCCGTCGACTACGTCGCCCGCGCGGCCGACACCGCGGGACGGAAGGCACTCCGTCGGGTCGAGGACACGGTCTACCAGCGCGTGATGACCCAGCTCGCGCCGTACTACTTCGACAACGAACTCGTCAGCGCGAACATCCAGCAGTCGGGTCGGGGCAACGGCGAGGGATTCGTCTTCGAGGTGAACGTCAACGACGATCGGCTCAAAGGCGACGTCTCCGATCGGCTCGCCGCGTACGAAGACGAGGTCGACCGCTGGCACGTCGAGACCGAGAAAGATACCGAGACCGTCGAAGCCATCGAGGGCGTCGAGGCACCGCCGGAGCCCGAGGACAACTCTCGGTCGACGACGAACTGA
- a CDS encoding inorganic phosphate transporter: MVDIATLGTFAVAAIASFFMAWTIGAGSSGSTPFAPAVGANAISVMRAGFLVGILCFLGAVFQGASVSEAVGGDLIEGVTLSAEAATIGLTIAAVLVAIGVFTGYPIATAFTVTGAVIGAGFAMGGDPAWWKYREIAALWLLTPFVGGAIAYVTARALREEPIPERKVVLVLAGIVGALLANIEFAMLGPPDGGASIAVTVSNAVPASPSVAVVAVTLVIAVACAGALRLDMRNGTSVAERHFLLVMGGLVAFSAGGSQVGLAVGPLVPLSDDVGLTITALLLGGGVGLLVGAWTGATRMIKAISQDYSSLGPRRSIAALIPSFAIAQVAILYGIPVSFNQIVVSAIIGSGYAAAGAGGGVSGRKMGYTVLAWVLSLAGAIVVTYAGFLAFTWLLG; the protein is encoded by the coding sequence ATGGTCGACATCGCGACGCTCGGAACGTTCGCCGTGGCCGCGATAGCGAGCTTCTTTATGGCCTGGACGATCGGCGCCGGCTCGAGCGGGTCGACGCCGTTCGCGCCGGCGGTCGGGGCGAACGCGATCTCGGTGATGCGAGCGGGCTTTCTCGTCGGAATCCTCTGCTTTCTGGGGGCGGTCTTTCAGGGGGCGAGCGTCTCCGAGGCAGTCGGTGGCGACCTCATCGAGGGGGTGACGCTCTCGGCGGAGGCGGCGACGATCGGGCTGACGATCGCCGCGGTGCTGGTCGCCATCGGCGTCTTCACGGGCTACCCGATCGCCACGGCGTTCACCGTGACGGGGGCCGTGATCGGTGCCGGGTTCGCGATGGGCGGCGATCCGGCGTGGTGGAAGTACCGGGAGATCGCCGCCCTCTGGCTGCTGACGCCGTTCGTCGGCGGCGCCATCGCGTACGTCACCGCCCGGGCGCTTCGCGAGGAGCCGATCCCCGAACGGAAGGTCGTGCTCGTCCTGGCTGGCATCGTCGGCGCGTTGCTCGCGAACATCGAGTTCGCGATGCTCGGGCCGCCCGACGGGGGCGCGTCCATCGCCGTCACCGTCTCGAACGCGGTCCCGGCGTCGCCGTCCGTCGCCGTCGTCGCCGTCACGCTCGTGATCGCCGTCGCTTGCGCTGGAGCACTCCGCCTCGACATGCGTAACGGCACGAGCGTCGCCGAACGCCACTTCCTGCTCGTGATGGGCGGGCTCGTGGCCTTCTCCGCCGGCGGGAGCCAGGTCGGCCTCGCCGTCGGGCCGCTCGTTCCCCTCTCGGACGACGTCGGGCTGACGATCACGGCGTTGCTGCTGGGCGGCGGCGTCGGCCTGCTCGTCGGGGCCTGGACTGGCGCCACCCGGATGATCAAGGCAATCTCCCAGGACTACTCCTCGCTCGGACCCCGGCGATCGATCGCCGCGCTCATTCCCTCGTTCGCTATCGCCCAGGTCGCCATCCTCTACGGCATCCCGGTCTCGTTCAACCAGATCGTCGTCAGCGCGATCATCGGCAGCGGCTACGCCGCGGCGGGCGCCGGCGGGGGCGTCAGCGGCCGGAAGATGGGCTACACGGTCCTCGCGTGGGTGCTCTCGCTCGCGGGCGCGATCGTCGTCACCTACGCGGGCTTTCTCGCGTTCACCTGGCTGCTCGGCTGA
- the dph5 gene encoding diphthine synthase: MLTFIGLGLYDERSITVEGQEALRAADRAYAEFYTSKLIGTTVESLEDHHGIEIEVRDRPGVEQHPEDVLEAAETEDVAFLTAGDTMISTTHVDLRLRAHERGIETRVIHGVTAQTATSSLTGLQNYRFGKATTLPFPYAHGAEGLPASVTETIEENRERGVHTVIYLDIKVGHERAEGDEYMTADVGAELLAEAYPDLVGVVVARAGSPEPLIEAGTMSALADRDFGEPLHLLVIPAELHLLEADALVELAGADRETLEVA, from the coding sequence ATGCTCACCTTCATCGGCCTCGGCCTCTACGACGAGCGGTCGATCACGGTCGAGGGCCAGGAAGCCCTCCGCGCGGCCGACCGCGCCTACGCCGAGTTCTACACCAGCAAGCTGATCGGGACCACGGTCGAGTCCCTCGAGGACCACCACGGGATCGAGATCGAGGTCCGGGACCGGCCGGGCGTCGAACAGCACCCCGAGGACGTACTCGAGGCTGCCGAAACCGAAGACGTGGCCTTTCTCACCGCGGGCGATACGATGATCTCGACGACCCACGTCGACCTCCGCCTGCGCGCCCACGAGCGGGGGATCGAGACGCGAGTGATCCACGGGGTGACCGCACAGACGGCCACGAGTTCGCTCACCGGCCTCCAGAACTACCGCTTCGGCAAGGCGACGACGCTGCCGTTCCCCTACGCCCACGGCGCGGAGGGGCTGCCCGCGAGCGTCACCGAGACCATCGAGGAGAACCGCGAGCGCGGTGTCCACACCGTCATCTACCTCGACATAAAAGTCGGCCACGAGCGAGCCGAGGGCGACGAGTACATGACCGCCGACGTCGGCGCCGAGCTCCTGGCCGAGGCGTACCCCGACCTCGTGGGCGTCGTCGTCGCCCGCGCGGGGAGCCCGGAGCCCCTGATCGAGGCTGGAACGATGTCCGCCCTCGCCGATCGGGACTTCGGCGAGCCGCTGCACCTGCTCGTGATCCCCGCCGAGTTGCACCTGCTCGAGGCCGACGCGCTGGTCGAACTCGCCGGGGCGGATCGCGAGACGCTCGAGGTCGCCTGA
- a CDS encoding PH domain-containing protein — protein sequence MSAEYDWLTLEDDEELIWSGEPSLLGYAWAFAVGFALIPLFGLGLVIIASTYLHLKNTAYVITTDSVFKKTGVLSRTVTDIGHENIQDTGYRQGVLGRYAGFGTVQISTAGGSGVEMTLDHVPDPLSVQSRLDSAATKRAPTDDRTDRGGRQPVTIDDAALEELLEELRATREAMESIERRLSEE from the coding sequence GTGAGCGCCGAGTACGACTGGCTGACACTCGAGGACGACGAGGAACTCATCTGGTCGGGCGAGCCGTCGTTACTGGGGTACGCGTGGGCGTTCGCCGTCGGGTTCGCGCTGATTCCCCTATTCGGGCTCGGACTGGTGATCATCGCCTCGACGTACCTGCACCTGAAGAACACGGCGTACGTGATCACGACCGACAGCGTGTTCAAAAAGACCGGCGTGCTCTCCCGAACGGTCACCGACATCGGCCACGAGAATATCCAGGACACCGGCTACCGACAGGGGGTCCTCGGTCGCTACGCTGGGTTCGGAACCGTCCAGATCAGCACCGCCGGCGGCAGCGGCGTCGAGATGACCCTCGACCACGTGCCCGATCCGCTGTCGGTCCAGTCGCGACTCGACAGCGCGGCGACGAAGCGGGCGCCCACGGACGATCGAACCGACCGGGGCGGGCGCCAGCCGGTCACGATCGACGACGCCGCGCTCGAGGAACTCCTCGAGGAGTTGCGGGCGACCCGGGAAGCGATGGAGTCGATCGAACGGCGACTGAGCGAGGAGTGA
- a CDS encoding PH domain-containing protein — translation MSASFPWAALDSDEEVVWSGGPRPHVVLWIAIPTLAIPVVLGAVWSTLPGVVLGGLAWAAVSYLGYVYVTNIDYVVSTKYVYAKYGILGRSVTQIGLHNIQDTTLTQGILGTRAGYGTISFSTAGGEGATLAFHLVDDPSTVTVEVDRQVAKARKGTAGRDGPSSTDTVDELLTELRTMRAAAERIDRALEQGGELS, via the coding sequence ATGTCAGCGTCGTTCCCGTGGGCAGCTCTCGACTCCGACGAGGAGGTCGTCTGGTCGGGAGGCCCCCGTCCGCACGTCGTACTCTGGATCGCCATCCCAACCCTCGCCATTCCGGTGGTGCTGGGGGCGGTCTGGTCGACGCTTCCCGGCGTCGTCCTCGGCGGGCTCGCGTGGGCCGCCGTCAGCTACCTGGGGTACGTGTACGTGACGAATATCGACTACGTCGTTTCGACGAAGTACGTCTACGCCAAGTACGGCATACTCGGCCGATCGGTCACGCAGATCGGCCTCCACAACATCCAGGACACCACACTCACTCAGGGAATCCTCGGAACGCGCGCCGGCTACGGGACGATCTCGTTCAGTACCGCCGGCGGAGAAGGGGCGACGCTCGCGTTTCACCTGGTCGACGATCCGTCGACGGTGACGGTCGAGGTCGATAGACAGGTCGCGAAGGCCCGCAAGGGGACAGCTGGCAGGGACGGTCCCTCGAGTACTGACACCGTCGACGAGCTGCTCACGGAACTCCGCACGATGCGGGCGGCCGCAGAGCGCATCGACCGGGCACTCGAGCAGGGAGGTGAGTTGTCGTGA
- the dps gene encoding DNA protection during starvation protein: MSDSDKPHASGSISPGDTSQRVGMEVLRERGVEPEELREKLIDAIGAEFTTYYYYTNLRMHMAGNEDYKEITEDARLEDRAHFELVVPRVYELGGALPNDIRDFADRASCPDAEVPTPMDDEGGFDTSGLDAEGILEVLLEAERCAIRTWSEICDMTANGKDPRTYDMASRILQEEIEHEAWFIELLSMERDGEINPAGHFVRGEPGDAPYSTNRRFNESA; this comes from the coding sequence ATGTCAGACAGTGACAAACCTCACGCCAGCGGCAGCATCTCACCCGGCGACACCAGCCAGCGCGTCGGGATGGAAGTGCTGCGCGAACGTGGCGTCGAACCCGAGGAACTCCGCGAGAAGTTGATCGACGCGATCGGCGCCGAGTTCACGACGTACTACTACTACACCAACCTCCGGATGCACATGGCGGGGAACGAAGACTACAAGGAGATCACCGAGGACGCCCGCCTCGAGGACCGCGCCCACTTCGAACTCGTCGTCCCGCGGGTGTACGAGCTGGGCGGCGCGCTCCCGAACGACATTCGGGACTTCGCCGACCGCGCCTCGTGTCCGGACGCGGAAGTACCGACACCGATGGACGACGAGGGCGGCTTCGACACGTCTGGACTGGACGCCGAGGGCATCCTCGAGGTGTTGCTCGAGGCCGAGCGCTGTGCGATCCGTACGTGGTCGGAAATCTGTGACATGACCGCTAACGGGAAAGACCCGCGAACGTACGACATGGCCTCGAGAATCCTCCAGGAGGAGATCGAACACGAGGCGTGGTTCATCGAGTTGCTCTCGATGGAGCGCGACGGCGAGATCAACCCGGCCGGTCACTTCGTCCGGGGCGAACCGGGCGACGCGCCGTACTCGACGAACCGGCGGTTCAACGAGAGCGCTTGA
- a CDS encoding ferritin-like domain-containing protein, with product MTSDEVIDLLTEAYVDELETVMNYLTNSIVLDGVHAEEVKESLAEDVEEELEHARLLGQRLKQLDESPPGSEGFEARQSSLQPPADTTDVQSVIEGVLEAEENAMETYRALYEAAGEANDPVTEDVAVTVLADEEAHHTEFRGFQKEFPTD from the coding sequence ATGACGTCGGACGAAGTCATCGACCTGCTCACGGAAGCGTACGTCGACGAACTCGAGACCGTAATGAACTACCTCACCAATTCGATCGTCCTCGATGGGGTCCACGCCGAAGAGGTGAAAGAGAGCCTCGCCGAGGACGTCGAGGAGGAACTCGAGCACGCCCGGTTGCTCGGTCAGCGACTGAAACAACTCGACGAGTCGCCGCCGGGCTCGGAGGGGTTCGAAGCCCGCCAGTCGAGCCTCCAGCCGCCGGCTGATACGACCGACGTCCAGTCGGTCATCGAGGGCGTTCTCGAGGCCGAGGAGAACGCGATGGAGACCTATCGCGCGCTCTACGAGGCCGCAGGAGAGGCGAACGACCCGGTCACTGAGGACGTAGCGGTCACTGTCCTCGCCGACGAGGAAGCACACCACACCGAGTTCAGGGGGTTCCAGAAGGAGTTTCCCACGGATTGA
- a CDS encoding homocitrate synthase/isopropylmalate synthase family protein, whose product MPRVSIQCLHQTLPALIPVRAVEFFQGTLDSTEEIETARVFDTTLRDGEQSPGTSFSYEDKRQIAAVLDEMGTHVIEAGFPVNSDAEFEAVRDIAESTSSTTCGLARVVDGDIEAALDSGVEMVHTFVSTSDVQIEDSMHATREEVVQRAVESVERIVEAGAICMFSPMDATRTDEAFLIEVIEAVTEAGTDWINIPDTCGVATPRRYYDLIEKVCAHTDARIDVHTHDDFGLATANALSGIEAGAAQAQVSVNSIGERAGNAAYEEFVMAVESLYQADTGIDTTRISELSQLVEAKSGMDVPGNKPVVGTNAFSHESGIHAAGVIENSDTFEPGVMTPEMIGARRRLVLGKHTGTHSVRKRLEEQGFAPSDDEVRAVTRRVKDYGAEKRDVTVTDLERFAEDEDVTRQQEEVRA is encoded by the coding sequence GTGCCTCGAGTCTCGATACAATGTCTTCACCAGACACTGCCGGCTCTGATACCAGTCAGGGCGGTCGAGTTCTTCCAGGGCACGTTAGATTCCACTGAAGAGATCGAAACGGCACGAGTCTTCGATACCACGCTGCGGGACGGCGAACAGTCCCCGGGCACGTCGTTTTCCTACGAAGATAAACGACAGATAGCCGCCGTGCTGGACGAGATGGGCACCCACGTCATCGAGGCCGGGTTCCCCGTCAACTCCGACGCGGAGTTCGAGGCGGTGCGCGACATCGCCGAGAGCACGTCCTCGACGACCTGCGGGCTGGCCCGCGTCGTCGACGGGGACATCGAAGCGGCACTGGATTCTGGCGTCGAGATGGTGCACACGTTCGTGAGCACCAGCGACGTCCAGATCGAGGACTCGATGCACGCCACGCGAGAGGAAGTTGTACAGCGAGCAGTCGAGTCGGTCGAGCGCATCGTCGAGGCGGGAGCGATCTGCATGTTCTCGCCGATGGATGCGACGCGCACGGACGAGGCGTTCCTGATCGAGGTGATCGAAGCGGTCACCGAGGCCGGAACCGACTGGATCAACATTCCGGACACCTGTGGCGTCGCCACGCCGCGTCGGTACTACGACCTGATCGAGAAGGTCTGTGCACACACCGACGCGCGGATCGACGTCCACACCCACGACGACTTCGGGCTGGCGACCGCGAACGCCCTCTCGGGGATCGAAGCCGGCGCCGCCCAGGCGCAGGTCTCGGTCAACTCGATCGGCGAGCGCGCGGGCAACGCCGCTTACGAGGAGTTCGTGATGGCCGTCGAGTCGCTCTACCAGGCCGACACCGGCATCGACACGACGCGCATCAGCGAACTGTCCCAGCTCGTCGAAGCCAAAAGCGGCATGGACGTTCCCGGGAACAAACCCGTCGTCGGCACGAACGCGTTCTCCCACGAGAGCGGCATCCACGCCGCTGGCGTCATCGAGAACTCCGATACGTTCGAGCCGGGCGTGATGACCCCCGAGATGATCGGCGCCCGGCGCCGACTCGTCCTGGGCAAACACACGGGTACCCACTCCGTCCGAAAGCGCTTGGAGGAGCAGGGCTTTGCCCCCTCCGACGACGAGGTCCGCGCGGTCACCCGCCGCGTCAAGGATTACGGCGCAGAAAAGCGCGACGTGACGGTCACAGACCTCGAGCGCTTCGCCGAGGACGAGGACGTCACGCGCCAGCAAGAGGAGGTGCGCGCCTGA